In Acidobacteriota bacterium, the DNA window CCGATGAGGATGACCTTGTTGACGGATCCAGCCATGAAATCTCCTCCGATCGGCCCGGATCCTACAATCCCTCCGGCTTGAGCGACACGCGGAAACTCGTCCGGTCGACCTGGGGCATCACCGCGTGGACGGTGGTCTCCAGGCTGGCGGGCGTCGTACGGGACGCGACGATCGCCCGGTTCCTCGGCGCCTCGGCCCTGTCGGACGCGTTCTACACGGCGCTCCGGATCCCGAACACGATCCGGGCGGTCGTGGGGGAGGGGGGCCTCCCCGCCGCGTTCGTCCCGATGGCGAAGAAGGTCGAGCGCGAGCGCCCCGGCGAGGAGGGCGTCTACGCGGGCCGGATGCTCGTCCTGCTCTTCTGCGTGCTCGTCGGGATCGTGACGCTCGGCGTCCTCTTCGCCGGGCCGCTCGTCGGCCTCTTCGCGGGCGGCTTCAAGGCGACGCCGGGAAAGTTCGAGCTGACGGTTCTCCTGACGCGCTGGATGTTCCCGTACGTCCTCCTCGTCTCCGTCGCCGCCCTGCTCGAGGCCTTCCTGAACTCCAAGGGCTTTTTCCAGCTTTCGGCGGCGACGCCCATCGCGTGGAACCTCGCGATCGTCGCGGCGGCGTGGGGCCTCGCGCCCGCGGGCGTGCCGGCCGTCGCCGCGCTGACGGGCGGCGTCCTCGTGGGCGGCGTCCTGCAGGTCGCGCTGCAGGGACCGGCCGTCCGGCGCCTCGGCCTGAGGTTCTCGGGCTCGCCGTTCGGCGACCCGGAGGTCAAGCGCACGGCGCTCATGATCGCGCCACGCCTCTACGGCTACGGCGTCGGGCAGCTGTCGCTCGTCATCTCCACCCGGACCCTCGCCGCGCTCGGCGACGCGTTCGTCACGTACAACTACTGCGCGTTCCGCCTCGTGGACTTCGTTCTTGGCGGCTTCGTCGTCTCGCTCACGCGGACGGTCCTGCCGGCCCTCTCGGACCAGGCGTTCGAGAAGGACCGCTCGGCGTACAAAGCGACCGTCGCGTTCGCGCTGCGGCTCATCGGGTTCGTGACGATCCCGTCGATGGTGGGTCTCATGCTTCTCGCCGCGCCCATCGTGGACCTCATCTTCCGGCGCGGCCGGTTCGCGGAAGGCGACGTCGCGAAGACGGCGCTCGCGGTCGTGTTCTTCGCGGTCGGCCTCTACGCCGCGGCGGGCGTGAAGATCGTGACGCAGGCGTTCTACGCGCTCCACGACACGAAGACGCCGGTGATCGTCGCGACGTTCGACCTCGCGGTCTTCTGGGTGCTCTGCGTGTGGCTCGCGAAGCCCATGCAGCACGCCGGGGTCGCGCTCGCGACGTCCGCCGGGTTCTGGATCAACTTCCTCGTTCTCCTTGCCCTGCTGTGGCGGCGGATGGGCTCGCTCGGCGGCCGCACCGTCGTCTTCTCGCTTCTCCGCCTCTTCCTCGCAAGCCTCGCGATGGGCGGCGTCGTCTGGTTCCTCGCGCACCGCGTCTTTCCGTACGACGCGGGCTGGGTCTTCCTCGCGCGCGTCGGCTGGGTCGCGGGCGCGGCGGCCACCGGCGCGGCGGCGTTCCTCGCCTTCGCCGCGCTGCTCAGGGCGCCGGAGCTGGGCGAGGCGCTCGGGGCTCTGCGGCGGAAGAAGCTGCCCGTTTGACGAAGACGCTTAGGCCATATATGGTTGCCATATGGCCCTCAAGACGACCGTCTACCTCGACGAGGCTGACTACCGGCGCCTGAAGGCGATCGCACGGGCGGACGGGCGGGCGCCCGCCGAGCTCGTCCGGGAGGCAGTTGCCGAATACGCGCGCCGGCACGGAAAGCGCCGCCTGCCGAAGAGCCTCGGCGCCGGCCGCGGGCGCCGGGACGATCTCGGGACGCGCGCCGAGGAGTCCCTCGCGGGCTTCGGCCGCTCCTGATGATCGTCGCGGATACGGGGGCCGTCTACGCGCTGATCGACTCGCGCGAGCGTCATCACGCCGTCCTCCGAGGACTCTTCGAAAAGGACCCGGACGCGTGGGTCATCCCGTGGGCCGTACTGCCGGAGGTCGACTACCTCGTCGCGAAGCATCTCGGTGCGCGCGTCGAAGAAGAGTTCCTCGAAGACCTCGCCGACGGCGCGTTCGCCGTCGCATGGGGCG includes these proteins:
- the murJ gene encoding murein biosynthesis integral membrane protein MurJ — translated: MSDTRKLVRSTWGITAWTVVSRLAGVVRDATIARFLGASALSDAFYTALRIPNTIRAVVGEGGLPAAFVPMAKKVERERPGEEGVYAGRMLVLLFCVLVGIVTLGVLFAGPLVGLFAGGFKATPGKFELTVLLTRWMFPYVLLVSVAALLEAFLNSKGFFQLSAATPIAWNLAIVAAAWGLAPAGVPAVAALTGGVLVGGVLQVALQGPAVRRLGLRFSGSPFGDPEVKRTALMIAPRLYGYGVGQLSLVISTRTLAALGDAFVTYNYCAFRLVDFVLGGFVVSLTRTVLPALSDQAFEKDRSAYKATVAFALRLIGFVTIPSMVGLMLLAAPIVDLIFRRGRFAEGDVAKTALAVVFFAVGLYAAAGVKIVTQAFYALHDTKTPVIVATFDLAVFWVLCVWLAKPMQHAGVALATSAGFWINFLVLLALLWRRMGSLGGRTVVFSLLRLFLASLAMGGVVWFLAHRVFPYDAGWVFLARVGWVAGAAATGAAAFLAFAALLRAPELGEALGALRRKKLPV
- a CDS encoding ribbon-helix-helix protein, CopG family; translation: MALKTTVYLDEADYRRLKAIARADGRAPAELVREAVAEYARRHGKRRLPKSLGAGRGRRDDLGTRAEESLAGFGRS
- a CDS encoding PIN domain-containing protein yields the protein MIVADTGAVYALIDSRERHHAVLRGLFEKDPDAWVIPWAVLPEVDYLVAKHLGARVEEEFLEDLADGAFAVAWGDERDLVEARRICRKHRDLDMGLVDACVMAVAERLRATAIATLDVRDFGAVSLKGAPKLYPRDL